Proteins encoded in a region of the Streptomyces sp. NBC_00258 genome:
- a CDS encoding glycosyltransferase, with protein sequence MQLSPPGPRPRVLHVSQPVDGGVARVITDLVRAQLAAGTEVTVACPAGGSLAAAAETLGCGVRTWHATRSPGPWLAQEVRSLRQVVREVDPDLVHAHSAKAGLAARLAVRGRVPTVFQPHAWSFEAAGGVTGLLALNWERLGARWASRVVCVSEAERRTGRRSGIAGRFTVIPNGVDPERFHPASVGTVRAAIPLLDGIDPAAPLVVCVGRLCRQKGQDVLLDAWREVSRRVPEARLVLVGDGPDAQALRATAPSSVLFAGAVTEAVPWYQAADLVVLPSRWEGMALAPLEAMACGRPVVITDVDGARESLPPGQGPRCLVPPDRPDELAAAVAELLLDPLLRESLGHQGRRYVTTTHDIGRTAEAVAQVYRELIGTRPTRSTRPRGRNTGVEATECRESIHT encoded by the coding sequence ATGCAACTGTCACCGCCCGGCCCTCGGCCGCGGGTCCTGCACGTCTCCCAGCCCGTCGACGGCGGGGTGGCCCGCGTGATCACGGATCTCGTACGGGCCCAGCTGGCCGCCGGGACCGAGGTCACCGTCGCCTGTCCGGCGGGCGGCTCACTCGCCGCGGCGGCCGAGACACTGGGCTGCGGCGTACGGACCTGGCACGCGACCCGTTCGCCCGGGCCGTGGCTCGCGCAGGAGGTACGGAGTCTGCGCCAGGTCGTGCGGGAGGTCGACCCCGACCTGGTGCACGCGCACAGTGCCAAGGCGGGACTCGCGGCGCGGCTCGCCGTGCGCGGGCGGGTGCCGACCGTGTTCCAGCCGCACGCCTGGTCGTTCGAGGCGGCCGGCGGGGTCACGGGGCTGCTCGCCCTCAACTGGGAGCGGCTGGGTGCGCGTTGGGCCTCCCGCGTGGTGTGCGTCAGCGAGGCGGAGCGACGGACCGGGCGGCGGTCCGGGATCGCCGGCCGGTTCACCGTGATCCCCAACGGGGTCGATCCGGAGCGCTTCCACCCGGCGTCGGTCGGAACCGTACGGGCCGCGATTCCGCTGCTCGACGGGATCGATCCGGCGGCGCCCCTCGTGGTCTGCGTCGGTCGGCTGTGCCGGCAGAAGGGGCAGGACGTCCTGCTCGACGCCTGGCGCGAGGTGTCCCGACGGGTGCCGGAGGCGCGGCTCGTGCTGGTGGGCGACGGCCCGGACGCGCAGGCGCTGCGGGCCACCGCTCCCTCGTCGGTGCTGTTCGCCGGGGCCGTCACCGAGGCCGTGCCCTGGTACCAGGCCGCCGATCTGGTGGTCCTGCCGTCCCGTTGGGAGGGCATGGCGCTGGCCCCGCTGGAGGCCATGGCCTGCGGGCGGCCGGTCGTGATCACCGACGTGGACGGGGCGCGCGAGAGTCTGCCGCCGGGTCAGGGGCCGCGCTGTCTGGTGCCGCCGGACCGGCCGGACGAACTGGCCGCGGCCGTAGCCGAGCTGCTGCTCGACCCGCTGCTGCGCGAGTCGCTCGGCCATCAGGGGCGCCGGTACGTAACGACCACGCACGACATCGGGCGCACGGCCGAGGCCGTCGCCCAGGTGTACCGCGAGCTGATCGGCACCCGGCCGACGAGGTCGACGCGGCCGAGAGGACGGAACACGGGCGTGGAAGCCACCGAGTGCAGGGAGTCCATCCACACGTGA
- a CDS encoding DUF3344 domain-containing protein: protein MRNSLGPLLRRGMVGVFSLASLWAPGGPAAAAPAMPTTSTAPAAEAESLAFTQRYRALQHGGIVRAANSSITCRRPVERAAASCPAAREGRAAANDDNDDFEMFYIDVDNDPNTYNSSRAEVRPPAGARVSYARLYWGGNLRVGEQKPPKDNGRVLIAEPGGQYKEVLADTVVGHRVAHGADAFQASADVTRLVRSSGAGAYTVAQVNVAMGHSAAGAWGGWTLMVAYEKESEPLRHLAMWDGFDPLGAGREQTVRLPGTKFPKGAEGRAGLVAYNGDRGRTGGSLTLSAGGLTTRLANGVNPRDDVLNSTISEPGRTAPGRTPAYPNTLGYDSDVFELDKGLRHGGDRLDFRLVSPRDTAWAGALFVAVDAKR from the coding sequence ATGCGCAATTCCCTGGGTCCTCTGCTGCGCCGTGGGATGGTGGGTGTCTTTTCCCTCGCCTCGCTGTGGGCACCGGGCGGACCGGCGGCGGCCGCGCCTGCCATGCCCACGACGTCGACAGCGCCGGCCGCCGAGGCCGAGAGCCTCGCCTTCACACAGCGGTACCGCGCGCTCCAGCACGGCGGGATCGTCAGGGCCGCCAACTCGTCCATCACCTGCAGGAGGCCCGTCGAGCGGGCGGCGGCGTCCTGTCCCGCCGCACGCGAGGGCCGGGCCGCCGCGAACGACGACAACGACGACTTCGAGATGTTCTACATCGACGTCGACAACGACCCGAACACCTACAACTCCAGCCGCGCCGAGGTCCGTCCGCCGGCCGGCGCCCGGGTCTCGTACGCGCGGCTGTACTGGGGCGGCAACCTCCGGGTCGGTGAGCAGAAGCCGCCCAAGGACAACGGGCGGGTGCTGATCGCCGAGCCGGGCGGCCAGTACAAGGAGGTGCTCGCCGACACGGTCGTCGGGCACCGGGTCGCGCACGGCGCGGACGCCTTCCAGGCCTCGGCGGACGTCACCCGTCTGGTGCGCTCCAGCGGCGCGGGCGCCTACACCGTGGCGCAGGTCAACGTGGCGATGGGCCACTCGGCGGCCGGGGCGTGGGGCGGCTGGACGCTGATGGTGGCGTACGAGAAGGAGTCGGAGCCGCTGCGGCACCTGGCGATGTGGGACGGCTTCGACCCACTGGGCGCGGGCAGGGAGCAGACGGTCCGGCTGCCCGGCACGAAGTTCCCCAAGGGGGCCGAAGGGCGTGCGGGGCTCGTCGCCTACAACGGTGACCGCGGGCGGACCGGCGGCTCGCTCACCCTGTCCGCGGGCGGCCTGACGACCCGTCTGGCCAACGGCGTGAACCCCCGTGACGACGTACTGAACTCGACCATCAGCGAGCCCGGCCGGACGGCCCCGGGACGCACGCCCGCGTATCCGAACACGCTCGGGTACGACTCCGACGTCTTCGAGCTCGACAAGGGGCTGCGGCACGGCGGTGACCGTCTCGACTTCCGCCTGGTGTCGCCGCGCGACACGGCCTGGGCCGGAGCGCTGTTCGTCGCCGTCGACGCGAAGCGCTGA
- a CDS encoding chaplin, with the protein MSRIAKGLVLTSVAAAAMAGTGGVAAADSDAHGFAAHSPGVLSGNLVQVPVHVPVNVCGNTVNVIALLNPAFGNECAND; encoded by the coding sequence ATGTCGCGTATCGCGAAGGGCCTGGTCCTTACCTCCGTTGCCGCCGCCGCCATGGCAGGCACCGGTGGCGTCGCCGCCGCCGACAGTGACGCGCACGGCTTCGCCGCCCACTCCCCGGGCGTCCTGTCGGGCAACCTGGTCCAGGTCCCGGTCCACGTGCCGGTCAACGTCTGCGGCAACACCGTGAACGTCATCGCGCTGCTGAACCCGGCGTTCGGCAACGAGTGCGCCAACGACTGA
- a CDS encoding DUF5949 family protein, giving the protein MTSTSSETRPFRAADLGTLVVMAWSGEHPDGDMPFLLAYSLGDGEGGPEGSTAAVEQLLQRSGLPIGDEIVDGTRQPSFPVGLLVEAGQAVVTMAHLNAQCSVPPEWLAAVGERGYAYFLFTTRPWPEAEPGKPVAPEALAAFAGDEKTLNSAAHALLPARSLRG; this is encoded by the coding sequence GTGACCTCAACATCAAGCGAAACGCGTCCTTTCCGTGCCGCCGACCTCGGCACGCTCGTCGTCATGGCGTGGAGCGGCGAACACCCCGACGGTGACATGCCCTTCCTGCTGGCCTACTCGCTCGGTGACGGCGAGGGCGGCCCCGAGGGTTCCACGGCCGCCGTCGAGCAGCTGCTGCAGCGCAGCGGCCTGCCCATCGGCGACGAGATCGTCGACGGCACCCGGCAGCCCAGCTTCCCCGTCGGTCTCCTCGTCGAGGCCGGCCAGGCCGTCGTCACCATGGCCCACCTCAACGCCCAGTGCTCCGTGCCGCCGGAGTGGCTCGCCGCGGTCGGCGAGCGCGGCTACGCCTACTTCCTGTTCACCACCCGCCCCTGGCCCGAGGCCGAGCCGGGCAAGCCCGTCGCACCGGAGGCGCTGGCCGCCTTCGCCGGCGACGAGAAGACCCTGAACAGCGCGGCGCACGCCCTCCTCCCGGCGCGCAGCCTGCGCGGCTGA
- a CDS encoding vitamin K epoxide reductase family protein — MRTAGAGRAFALLLVITGAAGLLASWVITIDKFKLLEDPDFTPGCSLNPVVSCGNIMKSDQASAFGFPNPMLGLVAYGIVICVGVSLLAGAAFPRRYWLTLDAGTLFGVGFVTWLQYESLYSINALCLWCCLAWIATAVMFWYVTSFNVRNEFLPAPGWVKGFLAEFTWVPPVLHLGIIGILVLTRWWDFWTS, encoded by the coding sequence ATGCGCACCGCGGGCGCCGGCCGCGCGTTCGCCCTGCTGCTGGTGATCACGGGCGCGGCCGGACTGCTGGCCTCCTGGGTCATCACCATCGACAAGTTCAAGCTGCTGGAGGACCCGGACTTCACCCCCGGCTGCAGCCTGAACCCGGTCGTCTCCTGCGGCAACATCATGAAGAGCGACCAGGCCTCCGCCTTCGGCTTCCCCAACCCGATGCTCGGTCTGGTCGCGTACGGCATCGTGATCTGCGTCGGCGTGAGCCTGCTGGCCGGTGCGGCGTTCCCGCGCCGGTACTGGCTGACGCTCGACGCGGGCACGCTGTTCGGCGTCGGGTTCGTGACGTGGCTGCAGTACGAGTCGCTGTACAGCATCAACGCGCTGTGCCTGTGGTGCTGCCTCGCCTGGATCGCCACCGCCGTCATGTTCTGGTATGTCACGTCGTTCAACGTACGAAATGAGTTCCTGCCCGCACCCGGCTGGGTGAAGGGATTCCTCGCCGAATTCACCTGGGTGCCGCCGGTCCTGCATCTGGGGATCATCGGAATACTCGTGTTGACGCGTTGGTGGGACTTCTGGACGAGCTGA
- a CDS encoding tyrosinase family oxidase copper chaperone has product MGAVNGTRRDVLRGLLVAAVAAALAPLLAASRPSRTEPPASGEPAESEADFEAESETGLASGFDEMYRGRRIRGVKDATDVRDATDIEGAASGVRRTGAAGPGPAGQWRVTVDERPLHLMRRADGGYLTMVDHYQSYPTPLAAARGAVDELGGTLRLRAAATGAERGEGHGHGVHA; this is encoded by the coding sequence GTGGGAGCGGTGAACGGTACGCGGCGGGATGTCCTGAGAGGGCTGCTCGTCGCGGCCGTCGCCGCCGCCCTGGCTCCGCTCCTCGCGGCCTCGCGCCCGTCGCGTACCGAGCCGCCCGCGTCCGGCGAACCGGCCGAGTCCGAGGCCGACTTCGAAGCGGAGTCCGAGACCGGTCTCGCGTCCGGGTTCGACGAGATGTACCGCGGACGACGAATCCGCGGGGTCAAGGACGCCACGGACGTCAGGGATGCCACGGACATCGAAGGCGCGGCGAGTGGTGTCCGGCGAACCGGTGCCGCGGGCCCGGGCCCCGCCGGGCAGTGGAGGGTCACCGTGGACGAGAGGCCGCTGCACCTCATGCGGCGGGCCGACGGCGGCTATCTGACCATGGTCGACCACTACCAGTCGTATCCGACGCCGCTCGCCGCCGCCCGCGGGGCCGTCGACGAACTGGGCGGCACACTGCGGCTGCGCGCGGCCGCCACGGGGGCGGAGCGGGGGGAGGGGCACGGGCATGGCGTACACGCGTAA
- a CDS encoding tyrosinase family protein → MAYTRKNVSALTRAERRRLVGAFLEIKRTGEYDEFVRMHIDHYVSDGDGGLRTAHMAPSFLPWHRRFLLELERALRRVDSGVSVPYWDWTKDRTPAASLWGEDLLGGNGRRSDRQVTTGPFAYQHKKWVVRESMTDGEYLMRDLGRPHDPLALPTANELARALKDPVYDTTPWDSTSSRGFRNKLEGWGTGQGNDAWRNHNRVHRWVGGHMLGGASVNDPVFWLHHSFVDLLWTRWQKRHQGTRYLPASPPELGDRQRGRVVARHEEMPPWGVTPDELEDHSRIYRYV, encoded by the coding sequence ATGGCGTACACGCGTAAGAACGTGAGCGCGCTGACACGGGCCGAGAGGCGCAGGCTGGTCGGCGCGTTCCTGGAGATCAAACGCACCGGCGAGTACGACGAGTTCGTCCGCATGCACATCGACCACTACGTGTCGGACGGCGACGGCGGGCTGCGTACGGCCCATATGGCGCCCTCCTTCCTGCCCTGGCACCGGCGGTTCCTGCTGGAGCTGGAGCGGGCGCTGCGGCGGGTCGACTCCGGGGTGTCCGTGCCGTACTGGGACTGGACGAAGGACCGGACGCCCGCCGCCTCGCTGTGGGGGGAGGACCTGCTGGGGGGCAACGGGCGTCGCTCCGACCGGCAGGTGACGACCGGGCCGTTCGCCTACCAGCACAAGAAGTGGGTCGTCAGGGAGTCGATGACCGACGGCGAGTACCTCATGCGTGACCTCGGCCGGCCCCACGATCCGCTCGCCCTCCCGACCGCGAACGAGCTCGCGCGGGCCCTCAAGGACCCGGTGTACGACACGACCCCCTGGGATTCCACCTCCTCCCGCGGCTTCCGGAACAAGCTCGAAGGGTGGGGGACCGGGCAGGGCAACGACGCCTGGCGCAACCACAATCGCGTGCACCGCTGGGTCGGCGGGCACATGCTCGGCGGGGCCTCGGTCAACGACCCCGTCTTCTGGCTGCACCACTCGTTCGTGGACCTGCTCTGGACGCGCTGGCAGAAGCGGCACCAGGGGACCCGGTATCTGCCCGCGTCGCCGCCGGAACTCGGGGACCGGCAGCGGGGACGCGTGGTGGCACGGCACGAGGAGATGCCGCCGTGGGGCGTGACGCCGGACGAGTTGGAGGACCACAGCCGGATCTACCGGTACGTCTGA
- a CDS encoding chaplin, protein MSRIAKAAGVALGTSAVVISGAGLAMADAGAEGKAVGSPGVLSGNVVQVPVHVPVNVCGNTVNVIALLNPTFGNECANVDDGPKGHPGPKGHGPKGYGH, encoded by the coding sequence ATGTCTCGCATCGCGAAGGCAGCCGGTGTGGCTCTCGGCACGAGTGCCGTTGTGATCAGTGGCGCCGGTCTGGCCATGGCGGACGCGGGCGCCGAGGGCAAGGCCGTCGGCTCGCCCGGCGTCCTGTCGGGCAACGTCGTCCAGGTCCCGGTCCACGTGCCGGTCAACGTCTGCGGCAACACCGTGAACGTCATCGCGCTGCTGAACCCGACGTTCGGCAACGAGTGCGCGAACGTCGACGACGGCCCGAAGGGTCACCCCGGCCCCAAGGGACACGGCCCCAAGGGCTACGGCCACTGA
- a CDS encoding MMPL family transporter has protein sequence MRALLQRATGAPGGRRGKWLVLAAWLILAVALGPLAGKLGDVEDSSANAFLPGGSESARVNTELEKFRTDPIMPAVVIYTNDAGTGDGDGDGDGDGAMNAKAAADRTAFAPFVPRGEEVSQPIPSDDGKALMTVVPLDSEDEVTDKVDELRAVAAANAPPGVDVEVGGPAASLTDSVAVFDTLDSTLMIATGLVVAALLLITYRSPVLWLFPILAVGFAAVLTQAGTYLLAKYADLPVDPQSSGVLMVLVFGVGTDYALLLIARYREELHRHEDRHTAMRIALRRSGPAVLASAGTIAAGLACLAFADINSSRSLGLVGAVGVVCAFLAMVTVLPALLVVAGRWVFWPFVPRHGTPARKPRTVWARIGNAVARRPRWSWLMSAAVTGVLALSAAGINLGLTQAEMFQDKPGSVVAQERISAHYPSGASDPATIVTAPERTAEVRESARTVPGVARVETGDRTPDGRLATLDVVLKDAPDSRAAKDTVDALRDAVHRQDALVGGTTAEALDTQRAADRDLTTVIPIVLLVVLAVLVWLLRALVAPLLLLATVVLSYFAALGASNLLFEHVLDFAGVDWSIPLMGFVFLVALGIDYNIFLMHRVKEETARLGHTRGVLEGLTSTGGVITSAGIVLAATFAVFAGLPLVTMAQMGVIVGIGVLLDTFLVRTVLVPALALDLGRWFWWPGRLFREPGPDRHQEPNKEDTHMLYHPI, from the coding sequence ATGCGTGCGCTGCTCCAGCGCGCCACCGGTGCGCCCGGCGGCCGGCGCGGCAAATGGCTCGTCCTCGCGGCCTGGCTGATCCTGGCCGTCGCACTCGGCCCGCTCGCCGGAAAGCTCGGCGACGTCGAGGACTCCAGCGCCAACGCCTTCCTGCCGGGCGGCTCCGAGTCCGCGCGGGTCAACACGGAACTGGAGAAGTTCCGTACGGACCCGATCATGCCGGCGGTCGTCATCTACACGAACGACGCCGGCACCGGCGATGGCGATGGCGATGGCGATGGCGATGGCGCGATGAACGCCAAGGCCGCCGCGGACCGCACCGCCTTCGCCCCGTTCGTACCCAGGGGCGAGGAGGTCTCGCAGCCGATCCCCTCCGACGACGGCAAGGCCCTGATGACCGTCGTCCCCCTGGACTCGGAGGACGAAGTCACCGACAAGGTCGACGAGTTGCGCGCGGTGGCGGCGGCGAACGCCCCGCCCGGCGTGGACGTCGAGGTGGGCGGCCCGGCCGCCTCCCTCACCGACTCGGTCGCGGTGTTCGACACCCTCGACTCGACCCTGATGATCGCCACCGGCCTGGTCGTGGCCGCCCTGCTGCTCATCACCTACCGCAGCCCGGTCCTCTGGCTCTTCCCGATCCTCGCGGTCGGCTTCGCCGCCGTCCTCACCCAGGCCGGCACCTATCTGCTCGCCAAGTACGCCGATCTGCCGGTCGATCCGCAGAGTTCGGGCGTTCTCATGGTGCTCGTCTTCGGCGTCGGCACGGACTACGCGCTCCTGCTGATCGCCCGCTACCGTGAGGAGTTGCACCGCCACGAGGACCGGCACACGGCGATGCGGATCGCCCTGCGCCGCTCGGGCCCGGCCGTCCTCGCCTCGGCCGGCACCATCGCGGCCGGCCTCGCCTGTCTCGCCTTCGCCGACATCAACTCCTCACGCTCGCTGGGCCTCGTGGGCGCGGTCGGCGTCGTCTGCGCCTTCCTGGCGATGGTGACGGTGCTTCCGGCCCTGCTGGTCGTCGCGGGCCGCTGGGTCTTCTGGCCCTTCGTCCCACGCCACGGCACGCCCGCCCGCAAGCCCCGCACCGTCTGGGCCCGGATCGGGAACGCGGTCGCCCGGCGCCCCCGCTGGTCCTGGCTGATGTCCGCCGCCGTCACGGGCGTACTCGCCCTCAGCGCGGCCGGGATCAACCTGGGCCTCACCCAGGCCGAGATGTTCCAGGACAAGCCCGGGTCGGTCGTCGCCCAGGAGAGGATCTCCGCCCACTACCCGTCGGGTGCCTCGGACCCGGCCACGATCGTCACCGCCCCCGAACGGACCGCCGAGGTACGCGAGTCGGCGCGGACGGTGCCCGGTGTCGCCCGCGTCGAGACCGGCGACCGTACGCCGGACGGCCGGCTCGCCACGCTGGACGTGGTGCTGAAGGACGCCCCCGACAGCCGGGCCGCCAAGGACACCGTCGACGCCCTGCGCGACGCGGTGCACCGGCAGGACGCCCTGGTGGGCGGCACCACCGCGGAGGCACTGGACACCCAGCGGGCCGCCGACCGCGACCTCACCACGGTCATCCCGATCGTGCTGCTGGTCGTCCTCGCCGTACTCGTGTGGCTGCTGCGTGCCCTCGTCGCCCCGCTGCTGCTCCTGGCCACCGTCGTGCTGTCGTACTTCGCGGCACTGGGCGCCTCGAACCTGCTCTTCGAGCACGTCCTGGACTTCGCGGGCGTCGACTGGTCGATCCCGCTCATGGGCTTCGTCTTCCTGGTCGCCCTCGGCATCGACTACAACATCTTCCTCATGCACCGGGTGAAGGAGGAGACCGCCCGCCTCGGTCACACCCGAGGTGTCCTGGAGGGACTGACCAGTACCGGAGGCGTGATCACCTCCGCGGGCATCGTCCTCGCCGCCACGTTCGCGGTGTTCGCCGGGCTGCCCCTGGTGACGATGGCCCAGATGGGCGTCATCGTCGGCATCGGCGTCCTCCTGGACACCTTCCTCGTCCGTACGGTCCTGGTGCCGGCCCTCGCCCTCGACCTGGGCCGCTGGTTCTGGTGGCCCGGCCGCCTGTTCCGTGAGCCGGGCCCGGACCGCCACCAGGAACCGAACAAGGAGGACACTCATATGCTTTATCACCCCATATGA
- a CDS encoding ArsR/SmtB family transcription factor, producing the protein MPDPEPTGDELLKVLSALGNPHRLRIVAALMERRNYVSALAREIGMGRPLLHMHLQRLEAAGLVVGTLELSEDGKAMKYFEVAPFCYRLTPHVIARAATTITEPTDKTNKADQPAQTTQSAKTAKTAKEEAK; encoded by the coding sequence ATGCCCGATCCGGAACCAACCGGCGACGAGCTGCTGAAGGTGCTCTCCGCGCTGGGCAATCCGCATCGCCTGCGGATCGTCGCGGCCCTCATGGAGCGCCGGAACTACGTCAGCGCGCTGGCTCGGGAGATCGGTATGGGCCGCCCGCTGCTGCACATGCACCTGCAGCGGCTGGAGGCGGCCGGACTGGTCGTCGGCACGCTCGAACTCTCGGAGGACGGCAAGGCGATGAAGTACTTCGAAGTCGCCCCGTTCTGCTACCGACTGACGCCGCACGTCATCGCACGGGCGGCCACGACGATCACCGAGCCGACGGACAAGACGAACAAGGCGGATCAGCCCGCGCAGACCACGCAGAGCGCCAAGACCGCGAAGACCGCGAAAGAGGAAGCCAAGTGA
- a CDS encoding protein kinase domain-containing protein — protein sequence MNAAGDMVDGRFELIERLGSGGMGTVWRARDSVLHREVALKAVRHDAAASASVRERVLREARALARISHPNVVMIHHIVDDDPHPWLVMELVDGVSLQARLDDGPLTPSEAARLGRQVLAALRAAVAAGIQHRDVKPANILLRTDGSAVLTDFGIAALQGSTALTATGELIGSPEYIAPERIRGNDDDPASDLWSLGLVLYVCVEGISPLRRGTTLGTLAAVLDEAVPPPVRSGPLSPVLQALLVRDPAARPDAARLDAMLAQVESGTTPDWALPTATAPLPPGPTTAPTHVLRAPPASGATIPGGPVPGPGSTVPGGPVPAEPAEPVGEHPTRVQNVQNVPLRGRRGRPALIATVAVVVAALATAATALVLNLRESDGEDGKAKGGGVSASGTATSPSAKKTPTPASTPAPSKEASQPAASPSKESTTPPATDGRWIAQLFSEPVGSGTAARDQRLAAVRKSVPEAVYVRSDDYASLRPGFWVIYAPGPFTDGRAALSFCAERGRTTPTTCVGRYLSTASADYSLQCSPPAASPKGRCTRQ from the coding sequence ATGAACGCAGCGGGGGACATGGTCGACGGGCGGTTCGAGCTGATCGAGCGGCTCGGCAGTGGCGGCATGGGGACGGTGTGGCGGGCCCGCGACAGCGTCCTGCACCGCGAGGTCGCCCTCAAGGCCGTACGGCACGACGCGGCGGCCTCCGCCTCCGTCCGCGAGCGGGTGCTGCGCGAGGCGCGGGCACTCGCCCGGATCAGCCACCCGAACGTGGTGATGATCCACCACATCGTCGACGACGACCCGCACCCCTGGCTCGTCATGGAACTGGTGGACGGCGTCTCGCTCCAGGCGCGGCTGGACGACGGCCCGTTGACCCCCTCGGAGGCCGCCCGTCTCGGCCGTCAGGTGCTCGCCGCCCTGCGCGCGGCGGTCGCCGCCGGTATCCAGCACCGGGACGTCAAACCGGCCAACATCCTGCTGCGCACCGACGGTTCCGCCGTGCTCACCGACTTCGGCATCGCGGCCCTCCAGGGGTCGACCGCGCTGACGGCGACCGGCGAACTCATCGGCTCCCCCGAGTACATCGCCCCCGAGCGGATCCGCGGCAACGACGACGACCCGGCCTCAGACCTCTGGTCCCTGGGGCTCGTCCTGTACGTCTGCGTGGAGGGCATCAGCCCGCTGCGCCGCGGCACCACCCTGGGCACCCTCGCCGCCGTCCTCGACGAGGCCGTACCGCCGCCGGTGCGCTCCGGCCCGCTCTCGCCCGTGCTCCAGGCCCTGCTCGTACGGGATCCGGCGGCCCGCCCCGACGCGGCGCGGCTGGACGCGATGCTGGCGCAGGTCGAGTCGGGTACGACTCCGGACTGGGCGCTGCCGACGGCGACGGCCCCGCTGCCGCCCGGCCCGACGACAGCGCCGACACACGTCCTGCGCGCACCGCCCGCGTCCGGCGCCACGATTCCCGGCGGTCCCGTGCCCGGGCCCGGCAGCACGGTTCCCGGCGGTCCCGTGCCCGCCGAACCGGCCGAGCCGGTCGGCGAACACCCGACGCGCGTCCAGAACGTACAGAACGTCCCTCTGCGGGGGCGCAGAGGGCGCCCGGCTCTCATCGCCACCGTCGCCGTCGTCGTGGCCGCCCTCGCCACCGCCGCGACCGCCCTCGTCCTCAACCTCCGCGAGTCGGACGGCGAGGACGGCAAGGCCAAGGGCGGCGGCGTTTCGGCGTCCGGCACCGCGACCTCCCCGTCCGCGAAGAAGACGCCCACGCCCGCATCGACACCCGCGCCGTCGAAGGAGGCCTCGCAGCCGGCCGCGTCCCCGTCCAAGGAGTCGACCACCCCGCCCGCCACCGACGGCCGGTGGATCGCCCAGTTGTTCTCCGAACCGGTCGGCTCCGGAACCGCCGCGCGGGACCAACGGCTCGCGGCCGTCCGCAAGTCCGTCCCCGAGGCGGTCTACGTCCGCAGCGACGACTACGCCTCGCTCCGCCCGGGCTTCTGGGTCATCTACGCCCCGGGCCCCTTCACCGACGGCCGCGCCGCCCTGAGCTTCTGCGCGGAACGCGGCAGGACCACGCCGACCACCTGCGTCGGCCGTTACCTGAGCACGGCGTCGGCGGACTACAGCCTCCAGTGCAGTCCCCCGGCCGCGAGCCCGAAGGGCCGCTGCACACGCCAGTGA